The sequence ACGAACGTCGGAGTGCATGATCTTGCGCGTTTCGTTGAACATCTTCATTTCTTCCTTCGTGTAGTCGTTTTCCGTCATCTTGTCGATCTGCGGAATCACGTTGTACGCGAGCTGGAACGGGAACTTGTTGATGTGCGTGGTGGAACCCGTCTCGAGGATGTCCTTGTACTGCTGCTTGAGTTCTTCCATAGCGACGGCACCTGCACCGCTAGCGCTCTGGTAAGAAGAAATGTGGATCTTCTTGATGTGGGAGATCTTTTCGATCGGGTTCAAGACGACGACCATCATGATGGTCGTGCAGTTCGGGTTGGCGATGATGCCCTTGCCGCCGAATTCAGGCTTGTAGAGCTTGATGTCTTCGGGGTTCACTTCCGGGACGACCAGCGGAACGGTCGGGTCCATGCGGAAGAAACTCGTGTTGTCGACCACCACGGCGCCGTTTTCGACGGCGATGGGGGCGAATTCCTGCGAGATGGCGGCACCGGCAGAGCTGAGCACCAGGTCGACGCCCTTGAAGGAATCCTTGTTCAGGACTTCGCACTTGAGCGTTTCGCCCTTGAACTTGAATTCCTTGCCTGCGCTGCGTTCGGAGGCGAGGAGCTTCAAGCTCTGCAGCGGGAAGTTGCGTTCCTCGAGGATGGAGAGGATTTCTTGGCCCACGGCGCCAGTGGCACCCATGATGGCTACGTTGCGAATCATAGTTTAACCTTTAATTTGCTTCTTGTTGAGGTTGATAGTTTGATTTTAAATTTTCGATGTCGTTCCAGAAACGTTCCAGGAAGTTCTTGGCCTGGGCGATCTGGCTCCTGCACTGCGAGTACTGCTTGACTTGTTCGCTGGCATCTTCTTGCAGTGTGTACGTATAAAGCGAATATGCGGCAAGGCGGAGGCTTTCGGTCGCCTGGATGATTTCGGAATGTGCCTCGCTCGATTCGTGCGGGTGGAACAGTCCGAGCGTCTTCTTGTTGAGCGAAGTCGCCTTGTTGTTGATGGCAAGCGCCTGCTGGCTTCTCGTCTCGCGTTCCGATTCGCTGATGTTTGCGGGAAGCAGGTCGAAGTTCTCGATGCTCGCGATGATGGCGTTCATGCGTTCGACGACCTTGTGGCATTCATCGATGTATTTTTCGAGTCGGGAATACGATGCTTCGGATAGCGGGCTCTTCGGAGCGTGGTTGTCGCCCTGGCTGACAGCGCCGTTTCGGGGTGCTTTGCGAGATTCGACCCATTTGCCGCCTTCTCCGTTCTGGAACGAGGCTATGTAGTCCTGGTATGCGGCGTTCTGCGCCGCGATGTCCGCCGACGAGTATTCGCTCTTGACCAGAAGGGTAGGTCTTTCCCAGTAGGCGATTCCGATGAACGCGGCAATCATGAACGCCGTAAACATGCCGTTCGCGATTTTCGCGGGCATGTCTTCGCTGCGGATGACGTAGAGAGCGCCGAAAAGCGCGAGGCTTGCGAACGCAAGAAGAAGGCCTCCATCGGCGTTGTAGCTGATGAAGGAATTCTTGGCGAAGTAGAACAGGCAATCCATCACGATGATGAAGAACGAGAGGATTGCGCCTGCAATCTTATGCGTGTTGCGTTCCGCTGCCGCAGACTGGAGAATAGTTATAAACGTAATCCCCAGCGGGAGCACGAACATCAAAGCAATATTGGCAATGTCCTGGTTCATAGGACTGTGCTATTAGAACGGCAGGTCGTCGTCGCCTTCGGGCATCGGGGCGTCGTAGACCGGAGTGGAATTCTGTGCGGGGGCGTAGCTGTTGGACTGGCCGTAGGAATTGCCCTGGCTTGCACCGGGAGCTCCGCCCTGGCCGCGCGGGGTCAAGAGCTGGAACGTGTCCATGTTGACTTCGGTGGCATAGCGCTTCTGTCCGCTGGTCTGGTCGGTCCAGCTGCGGTTGGTGAGCGAACCTTCCACATAGAGGCTCATGCCCTTGCGGATGCCGAGCTGCTCGACGATATCGGCAATCTTGCCCCAGCCGACGATGTTGTGCCAGTCAGTCTGTTCCTTCTGTTCACCGTTGTTGTCGCGGTAGCGGCGGCTTGTTGCCAGCGAGAACGAGACGCGCTTGCGTCCGCCGGTCTGGCTCATGCGGATTTCAGGGTCTTTACCGATATTACCAATGAGCATCACTTTATTCAGATATGCCATAATCTAATCCTATTTTGTTTTTTTAGTTTCTGCCCCTAAAAATAAAAAATTCCGGTTGTCATTTTGTGCCATTTTTGAAAAATTTTTCGATTTGCAATAGCGTTTGACATTTTGCGGCTCTTTTGACGGAGGACGCCGTTTTTGGCCTTACAGGCGTAAAATGAAAGATTTATTTTTATATTGAAAAAACGAAACCCTTAGTCCCAGGCTGATAATATTTAACTATGGTATCACTCGCTCTTACACGTTTTGAAAAAGTTTTCCCCCAGGCCCTCAGGGGCAAACGTCTCGGCGCCGTCCTTCACCCGGCTTCCGTTCTGCCCGACCTGCGTTACACCCTCGACCTTCTCAAGGAATACGACGGCAAGCTCTTCAAGCTTTCTGCCCTTTTTGGCCCGCAGCACGGCATCAAGGGGCACACCCAGGACAACATGATCGAATGGGAAGGCTACACCGACCCCGAACTGGGTATTCCCGTCTATAGCCTGTACGGCGAACACCGCGAACCTACTCCCGAAATGCTCAACCACGTGGACATGATGCTCGTGGACCTGCAGGATGTAGGCGCACGCTACTACACGTTCATCTGGACACTTTTCCTGTGCATGAAGGCCTGCGAAAAGGCCGGCATTCCCGTCATCGTGGTGGACCGTCCGAACCCCATCAACTGTATCGACGAAGAAGGCCCGGTGCTGGACCTGAACTACACGAGTTTCGTGGGGCTCCACAGCATCCGCACGCGCCACGCGAAGACCATCGGCGAACTCGCGGTGCAGTTCAAGGAAGAACGCTTCCCCAAGTGCGAACTCTACGTGCTCGGCATGGAAGGCTACGACAAAAAGATGTGGTACGACCAGACGGGACTCCCGTGGATTTTGCCGAGCCCGAACATGCCGACGCTCGATACCGCCGTAGTTTACCCCGGCATGTGCCTGTTCGAGGCCACCAACGTGAGCGAGGGTCGCGGCACTACGCGCCCGTTCGAAATTTTCGGTGCGCCGTTTATCGATGCCGTCAAGCTCTGCAAGTACATGAACGGGCTCAAGCTTCCTGGCGTGTATTTCCGCGAGAATTACTTCCAGCCCACGTTCCACAAGGGCGCGGGGCAGATTTGCGGGGGAGCGCAGATTCACGTGCTCGACCGCGACAAGTTCCGCAGTTTCGACATGGCGGTGAAGTTGCTGCAGTACATCTTCAACGAGTACCCGAACGATTTCGCCTGGAAGCAGCCGCCCTACGAATATGAATTTGAAAAACTCCCGATCGACATCCTGCTCGGCAACGGCACGTTCCGTAAGGAATTCATCGAGAACAGCATTTAACCGCGGCGCAGCCGCGAAAAGGAGACACCATGACTCAACCCATCAATGGAAAATTCGAAATGCCCGCCCTCCCGTATGCGGCGGGTGACCTTGCACCGGCGCTCAGCCAGGAAACCTTCGAGTTTCATTACGGCAAGCACCTGCAGACCTACCTGAACAACCTGAATGCGGCCCTTCCGGGCAGCGCGTTCGAAGGCAAGTCCCTTGAAGAGATCGTGAAGACGGCCGAAGGCGGCGTTTTCAACAATGCGGGCCAGTTCCTGAACCACTCTATGTACTTCTTGCAGTTCAAGGCTCCGACTCCGGCTAACGCCCCGTCGGGCAAGATCGCTGAGGCCATCGCCCGCGATTTCGGCTCCTTCGAGAAGTTCCAGGAAGAATTCCAGGCGAAAGGCGCGGGCCTCTTCGGCTCCGGCTGGGTATGGCTCTCCGCCGATGCCAGCGGCAAGCTCGTGATTACGCAGGAAGGCAACGCCCAGAACCCGCTCACCAAGGGCCTCAAGCCGCTGCTGACCTTCGACGTGTGGGACCATGCCTACTACATCGACTACCGCAACCGTCGTCCGGATTACCTGAAGGCGCTGTGGAGCATCGTCAACTGGGACGAAGTCAACAAGCGTCTCGGCTAGTTGAAACTGAAAATGGCGTGAGTCAATCGCGTCATGAAAAAGAGCGGTGGTCCAAGACCATCGCCCTTTTTTGTATCTCCAGCCTAAGGAAAGAATCTTACGATTCGAACGGGAAAATCGTTCTGAATGTAAGCTTGGGTGTGCACATCGAGTTGACGGTGATGATATCGACGGTTGTTTTCGCTTTGGGGTAAACCGGGGTGACTTCGGCCGCGAGGAAATAGTTGATTCCCTTTACCACCTGGGTTGCGAGCTGGGCAAACGGCTTGATATCGGAACCGACAAAATGCTCTGTTGCAATCTTGAATTCTGCCATGGCTGCAGTGGAGGGCGGGACAAGTCCCTTGACTTCGATTCCGCCTTGGTATGTGCTCGGGCTGCCGTGGAGGACACTATGGATGCCGACGAGCGAGAATTCGCCCTGCCTGATATTTAAGACAACGATTACGATGTTCTTGGTTCCGTCCTTGTCAAGGATAGTCTGTTCCGCAAGAATAGCGTGGTTGATTCCGTTGACAACCTGGCTACCGAGATAGGCGAGGAACTTGTACGAGGCTCCGTGAAGGTTCATCACCTTGGCAAAAGCTTCTTGGATTTCCTGGGGAATGTTGTCGGTGATTACGTTGACAGTCCAGGCGCCGGCGTAGTTTTCGTTTTCCATTTTGTTTACTCCTTTTATGAGGTGTTTTTTGTGATAGTTTCGTTTGTTTGCAGTTTCAAAGATAAACTGCGGTAGTATTATTTGTCCATAACCCGATTGGGTGATTTCGTATTTAATACTAGGACTACTGAATACAAACGATTAGTACTATCGGGACACCTTTTTAGGAGTAGTTCGATAGGGGTGAAAAACAGTATTTCATTGAAGGTGGAATCGCGATGCTTTACGTAAAGAGCCCTAAGCTAAGCCCGATAAAGGCCTTGATGGCGATGACATCGGCGGCACGCATGTTTACGTCGAAGCCGAAATGGATCGTCGCGAAAACGGCGTCATGCAGGAGTCCTTTACGATAGTCCTCCTTGTCGGCGGGGGCGTTGATGGTATATTCGTAACGAAGGCCTAGGGAATAGAAAAACAGTTTGTGTGCGTCGTCTTCTGCCGGGATAGATTCATCCCCGGAACCGCCGTTGTAGTAGCATAGTTTGATCGTCGGGAGAATCCTGTGGTCTATATTGTCAAAAACCGGATAGCCGTAGGCGAAGTACAGGGCCGCACCGCTGGTGGTTTCCCCGCCCTTGTGGTAGATGTCTTCGTAGTGAATGTCGTCCCTTTCGTTTTTACCGGAGCCGACGTTAAATCCTAAACCAAAGTCCCCTTTAGACGTTGTTGCCTTTACGGAAACGTCCCCGCCGTAGAACCGGATTTTGTTGAAGGAATCGTCAATGGTCGGCATCGCCATAAAGAAGGAAATGTCAAATGCGAAAATTCGACGTGGCGCATAATGCCTTAACTGAGATCTCCCGTATGTTCCCAGATGGTAATCCGTTGCAACGGAGTCGGTTTGCCGGTCTATAAGTTGTGCGTATTCCCTGCGTTCTTTTTTAGATAAAGAATCCCGTCGCATTTTGTATGTTAATTGCGTGAGTGCGCTTTGTACCTTATGGCGGACATTAGGTTTTTGCTGTGCTGCTACTGAATCGATATACTGCTTTTGCTCAAGGTATATCCGGTAATACGATGTGTCTGGAATCGTTGAAAAAAAATGCTGGATATCTTCGTCGTTATTATCAAAAAATTGAAATTGTCCTCGCGATATGTAAAAGCCGCTCCCTACGGGAGGCTGTAAAGAACAGCCCAACGCGTA is a genomic window of Fibrobacter sp. containing:
- a CDS encoding aspartate-semialdehyde dehydrogenase, with the protein product MIRNVAIMGATGAVGQEILSILEERNFPLQSLKLLASERSAGKEFKFKGETLKCEVLNKDSFKGVDLVLSSAGAAISQEFAPIAVENGAVVVDNTSFFRMDPTVPLVVPEVNPEDIKLYKPEFGGKGIIANPNCTTIMMVVVLNPIEKISHIKKIHISSYQSASGAGAVAMEELKQQYKDILETGSTTHINKFPFQLAYNVIPQIDKMTENDYTKEEMKMFNETRKIMHSDVR
- a CDS encoding single-stranded DNA-binding protein, producing MAYLNKVMLIGNIGKDPEIRMSQTGGRKRVSFSLATSRRYRDNNGEQKEQTDWHNIVGWGKIADIVEQLGIRKGMSLYVEGSLTNRSWTDQTSGQKRYATEVNMDTFQLLTPRGQGGAPGASQGNSYGQSNSYAPAQNSTPVYDAPMPEGDDDLPF
- a CDS encoding DUF1343 domain-containing protein produces the protein MVSLALTRFEKVFPQALRGKRLGAVLHPASVLPDLRYTLDLLKEYDGKLFKLSALFGPQHGIKGHTQDNMIEWEGYTDPELGIPVYSLYGEHREPTPEMLNHVDMMLVDLQDVGARYYTFIWTLFLCMKACEKAGIPVIVVDRPNPINCIDEEGPVLDLNYTSFVGLHSIRTRHAKTIGELAVQFKEERFPKCELYVLGMEGYDKKMWYDQTGLPWILPSPNMPTLDTAVVYPGMCLFEATNVSEGRGTTRPFEIFGAPFIDAVKLCKYMNGLKLPGVYFRENYFQPTFHKGAGQICGGAQIHVLDRDKFRSFDMAVKLLQYIFNEYPNDFAWKQPPYEYEFEKLPIDILLGNGTFRKEFIENSI
- a CDS encoding superoxide dismutase is translated as MTQPINGKFEMPALPYAAGDLAPALSQETFEFHYGKHLQTYLNNLNAALPGSAFEGKSLEEIVKTAEGGVFNNAGQFLNHSMYFLQFKAPTPANAPSGKIAEAIARDFGSFEKFQEEFQAKGAGLFGSGWVWLSADASGKLVITQEGNAQNPLTKGLKPLLTFDVWDHAYYIDYRNRRPDYLKALWSIVNWDEVNKRLG